The window TCATGAGCCTCTTTTTCTTCAGGCATGCAGGCATGCCGGTGTACAGGGGCACTTTATTCCAGGTCATGCTTCCCTCATCGCCACTTTTGAAGATCAGTCCTATGATCTGGTGGTTTGCAGTTACGCCCTGTATTTTTTCCCGGAAATAGTGCCGCACATCGCCCGTATTCTCAAACCCGGAGGCCTTTTCGTCACCATTACGCATGATAGCCGAAACATGGGGGATCTGTTTGAGTGCATCAAAAAAATCATGGATCGTCATTATGCCCGAAAGAAATTTCTGCTCCCGGTGGAGAAAGTCATCCGTCAGTTTTCCGCCGAAAATGGGGCCGCTGTGCTGAGATCCTGGTTCGGACAGGTCGACACCATCGACTATCCCAACACGCTGGTTTACCCCCTAAGCGATTTGCACGAGATAATAGATTATTTTCACTTCAAAAGCCCCTTTTTACTTGTCGGAATACAGATTGCAAAGGCCGATATCGTGGATCACCTTCCGGTGTTGCTCCGGCAGGATTCCCCCCATAAAAATGGCGTGGTCATATCCAAAAACGACAGGATTTTTATCTGTGCTGAACCAAAACCGAACATGGAAGAACCATGAAAAGACGCCCCCGGGTTTTCTGCCCGCATTGCAGCAACAGAATTCGCAAAAATGATGAAAACGGTATCATCCGTGATTGGTGCCCCCACTGCAATGTTTACTTTTATGAAAACCCGTTGCCGGTTGTCTCAGCTATTGTTGTACAGGAAAGGCGTATACTGCTGGTAAAAAGAGGAAAGGCCCCTTACAAAGACCTGTGGTGCCTGCCGACGGGATTCGCCGAAACCGG of the Deltaproteobacteria bacterium genome contains:
- a CDS encoding class I SAM-dependent methyltransferase, whose amino-acid sequence is MGKENQSRIVEVYGNIPRHQHIAELIRKRSTNKDDIRDVALEEINFKAISSILDLGCGFGFFTEALAGKISPRTTITGVDLIPGHEPLFLQACRHAGVQGHFIPGHASLIATFEDQSYDLVVCSYALYFFPEIVPHIARILKPGGLFVTITHDSRNMGDLFECIKKIMDRHYARKKFLLPVEKVIRQFSAENGAAVLRSWFGQVDTIDYPNTLVYPLSDLHEIIDYFHFKSPFLLVGIQIAKADIVDHLPVLLRQDSPHKNGVVISKNDRIFICAEPKPNMEEP